One window of the Conexibacter sp. SYSU D00693 genome contains the following:
- a CDS encoding acetolactate synthase: protein MGADTEQATKVHGGRLVARRLKAHGVTKLFTLSGGHLFSIYDGCREEGIDIVDVRHEQAAAFAAEGWAKVTREVGVCALTAGPGVTNGLSAMGSALQGGSPMVVLGGRAPAMRWGQGSLQEIDHVPFAAPLAKSARTAQSSAEIPGLVDEAITTALAPHCGPTFVDFPLDHVFMEAQDPAGPAAVTHPRDEPAAPGVEEVLALLDGAERPVVMAGSGLYWGHGETALLELAERRGIPVFLNGLARGCVPADHELFFSRARGEGLKGADVALVIGVPMDFRLGFGGSFGDETKVVVLDRAPAIRQHPREVAADLVGGLDATLRALVGDGRDTSSWVARLREAETAKREAERAELEDPRAPLHPMRLYQELGEVLDRDAIVIGDGGDFVSYAGRVMDTYQPGCWLDPGPFGCLGCGPGYALAAKIAHPDRQVVLLQGDGAFGFSGMEFDTLARHGVNVVGVMGNNGIWALEKHPMEFLYGYSVAAELRPATRYDQVVEALGGHGELVERPDDLKPALARAFEAGKPALVNVLTDPDVVYPRKSNLA from the coding sequence ATGGGAGCGGACACGGAGCAAGCCACGAAGGTCCACGGCGGGCGGTTGGTGGCCAGGCGCCTCAAGGCGCACGGGGTCACCAAGCTGTTCACCCTGAGTGGTGGACACCTCTTCTCCATCTACGACGGATGTCGCGAAGAGGGCATCGACATCGTGGACGTGCGCCACGAGCAGGCCGCGGCGTTCGCGGCCGAGGGGTGGGCCAAGGTCACCCGCGAGGTTGGCGTGTGCGCGCTCACGGCGGGGCCCGGCGTGACCAACGGCCTCAGCGCCATGGGCTCGGCGCTGCAGGGCGGCTCGCCGATGGTCGTGCTCGGCGGCCGCGCGCCGGCGATGCGCTGGGGCCAGGGCTCGCTCCAGGAGATCGACCACGTCCCGTTCGCCGCGCCGCTGGCGAAGTCCGCCCGCACCGCGCAGTCCAGCGCCGAGATCCCGGGGCTGGTCGACGAGGCGATCACCACCGCGCTGGCGCCGCACTGCGGGCCCACCTTCGTCGACTTCCCGCTGGACCACGTCTTCATGGAGGCGCAGGACCCCGCCGGCCCCGCGGCGGTCACGCACCCGCGCGACGAGCCGGCGGCGCCGGGCGTCGAGGAGGTCCTCGCCCTGCTCGACGGCGCCGAGCGCCCGGTCGTCATGGCGGGCTCGGGGCTCTACTGGGGCCACGGCGAGACGGCCCTGCTCGAGCTCGCCGAGCGCCGCGGCATCCCGGTCTTCCTCAACGGCCTGGCCCGCGGCTGCGTCCCGGCCGACCACGAGCTCTTCTTCTCCCGCGCGCGCGGGGAGGGGCTCAAGGGCGCCGACGTCGCGCTGGTGATCGGCGTGCCGATGGACTTCCGCCTGGGCTTCGGCGGGTCGTTCGGCGACGAGACGAAGGTCGTCGTCCTCGACCGCGCCCCGGCGATCCGCCAGCACCCGCGCGAGGTGGCCGCCGACCTCGTCGGCGGCCTCGACGCGACGCTGCGCGCCCTCGTCGGCGACGGGCGCGACACGTCGTCGTGGGTGGCGCGGCTGCGCGAGGCCGAGACGGCCAAGCGCGAGGCCGAGCGCGCCGAGCTCGAGGACCCGCGCGCGCCGCTGCACCCGATGCGGCTGTACCAGGAGCTCGGCGAGGTCCTTGACCGCGACGCGATCGTCATCGGCGACGGCGGCGACTTCGTCTCCTACGCCGGGCGCGTGATGGACACCTACCAGCCGGGCTGCTGGCTGGACCCGGGCCCGTTCGGCTGCCTGGGCTGCGGGCCGGGCTACGCGCTGGCGGCGAAGATCGCCCACCCCGACCGCCAGGTCGTGCTGCTCCAGGGCGACGGCGCCTTCGGCTTCAGCGGCATGGAGTTCGACACCCTCGCGCGCCACGGCGTCAACGTCGTCGGGGTGATGGGCAACAACGGCATCTGGGCGCTCGAGAAGCACCCGATGGAGTTCCTCTACGGCTACTCGGTCGCCGCGGAGCTCCGCCCGGCCACGCGCTACGACCAGGTCGTCGAGGCGCTCGGCGGCCACGGCGAGCTCGTCGAGCGTCCGGACGACCTCAAGCCGGCGCTGGCCCGCGCGTTCGAGGCGGGCAAGCCCGCGCTGGTCAACGTCCTGACCGACCCGGACGTCGTCTACCCGCGCAAGTCCAACCTGGCCTAG
- a CDS encoding MlaD family protein, producing the protein MQKQAPTFGRLLTMVLFALSCFGLLLFLWLSFGGPTPLAPKGYRVQVGFPEATQLGLEADVRVAGVTVGKVRDKQLAPEGNRTLATLEIDPGFSPLPRDVRATLRQKTLLGETYVELTPGTRAGPTLREGSRLPDARVQATVELDEVIQAFDPATRTAFRTWQQELAKGIERRGADLSGAIGTLPAFSRSATALLQVLDGQEDDVRRLVRNTGSVFEALSQDEGRLRTLVTGAGDTFAATAARQEDLAQTIRILPTFLDESRLTFASLERFARRTRPVVRDLRPAAQDLVPAVRDLRTLAPRLERTYRSLDPLISASKDGLPALTEVLGAAKPLLGSLQPFLEELNPVLEWLEVHQSTTSDFFTNGAAALADTTATRTPQERGHYLRQFGPNGLETVAMWPDRLPSNRGNAYLKPDAGTGAEHAKYMALPSFDCDNTGHATPYLTKLPDPKGPATDQTSDAPSCWVQGVQTPPTGVAGKYPRITRADYSAGR; encoded by the coding sequence ATGCAGAAGCAGGCGCCCACCTTCGGCCGGCTGCTGACGATGGTGCTCTTCGCGCTGTCCTGCTTCGGCCTGCTGCTGTTCCTGTGGCTGAGCTTCGGCGGCCCGACGCCGCTGGCGCCGAAGGGCTACCGCGTGCAGGTCGGCTTCCCCGAGGCCACGCAGCTCGGCCTCGAGGCCGACGTGCGCGTCGCCGGCGTGACGGTCGGCAAGGTGCGCGACAAGCAGCTCGCGCCGGAGGGCAACCGGACGCTCGCCACGCTCGAGATCGACCCCGGCTTCTCGCCGCTGCCGCGCGACGTCCGCGCGACGCTGCGCCAGAAGACGCTGCTGGGGGAGACCTACGTCGAGCTGACCCCCGGCACGCGCGCAGGACCGACGCTGCGCGAGGGCTCCCGGCTGCCCGACGCGCGCGTCCAGGCCACCGTCGAGCTCGACGAGGTCATCCAGGCCTTCGACCCGGCGACCCGCACGGCCTTCCGGACCTGGCAGCAGGAGCTGGCCAAGGGCATCGAGCGCCGCGGGGCCGACCTCAGCGGCGCCATCGGGACGCTGCCGGCGTTCTCGCGCAGCGCCACCGCGCTGCTCCAGGTCCTCGACGGCCAGGAGGACGACGTCCGGCGGCTGGTGCGCAACACCGGGTCGGTCTTCGAGGCCCTCAGCCAGGACGAGGGCCGCCTGCGCACGCTCGTCACGGGCGCGGGCGACACGTTCGCGGCCACGGCCGCCCGCCAGGAGGACCTGGCCCAGACCATCCGCATCCTGCCGACGTTCCTCGACGAGTCACGCCTGACGTTCGCGAGCCTCGAGCGCTTCGCCCGGCGCACCCGTCCCGTGGTGCGCGACCTGCGGCCCGCCGCCCAGGACCTCGTCCCGGCCGTGCGCGACCTGCGCACGCTCGCCCCGCGCCTCGAGCGCACCTACCGCAGCCTGGACCCGCTCATCAGCGCGTCGAAGGACGGCCTGCCGGCGCTCACGGAGGTGCTCGGCGCCGCCAAGCCGCTGCTCGGGTCGCTGCAGCCCTTCCTCGAGGAGCTCAACCCGGTGCTCGAGTGGCTCGAGGTCCACCAGTCGACCACCAGCGACTTCTTCACCAACGGCGCCGCCGCGCTGGCCGACACGACGGCGACCCGCACGCCGCAGGAGCGCGGCCACTACCTGCGCCAGTTCGGGCCCAACGGCCTGGAGACGGTCGCGATGTGGCCCGACCGCCTGCCGAGCAACCGCGGCAACGCGTACCTCAAGCCGGACGCCGGGACGGGCGCCGAGCACGCGAAGTACATGGCGCTGCCGAGCTTCGACTGCGACAACACGGGCCACGCGACGCCGTACCTGACCAAGCTGCCCGACCCGAAGGGCCCGGCGACCGACCAGACCAGCGACGCGCCGTCGTGCTGGGTGCAGGGCGTCCAGACGCCGCCCACCGGCGTGGCCGGCAAGTACCCGCGGATCACGCGGGCCGACTACTCCGCCGGGCGCTGA
- a CDS encoding LLM class flavin-dependent oxidoreductase, with protein sequence MPAAASFGLMTAPQQVAYDDVLRVWQEADALAELEHAWLFDHLMPIGGDPLGPCFEGWTLLSALAAQTSRLRVGVLVTSNRFRPPAMLAKMAATVDVVCGGRLDLGIGAGSRPAAPIARREYDAHGLPFHDFGHSVDALGEACAAIRRLWTADAPFDVHGEHVRLTGAFCSPKPVQRPGPPIVIGGRTDRLLRVVAEHADVWNVPGGGDLDDVVARSRRLDELCAEVGRDPAAITRSIHLPVAYDAPRTTREAIAAAVGAGFSHVVLGLTAPYPEGVARWVVDEVLPR encoded by the coding sequence ATGCCCGCCGCTGCGAGCTTCGGCCTCATGACCGCGCCCCAGCAGGTCGCCTACGACGACGTGCTGCGCGTCTGGCAGGAGGCCGACGCCCTTGCCGAGCTCGAGCACGCCTGGCTCTTCGACCACCTCATGCCGATCGGCGGCGACCCGCTCGGGCCGTGCTTCGAGGGCTGGACGCTGCTGTCCGCCCTGGCCGCGCAGACCTCGCGCCTGCGCGTCGGCGTCCTGGTCACCAGCAACCGCTTCCGGCCACCGGCGATGCTGGCCAAGATGGCGGCGACGGTCGACGTCGTCTGCGGCGGGCGGCTGGATCTCGGCATCGGCGCGGGCTCGCGCCCCGCAGCGCCGATCGCCCGCCGCGAGTACGACGCCCACGGCCTGCCGTTCCACGACTTCGGGCACTCCGTCGACGCGCTCGGCGAGGCCTGCGCCGCCATCCGGCGGCTGTGGACCGCCGACGCGCCGTTCGACGTCCACGGCGAGCACGTGCGACTGACCGGCGCCTTCTGCAGCCCCAAGCCGGTGCAGCGCCCCGGCCCGCCGATCGTCATCGGCGGGCGCACCGACCGCCTGCTGCGCGTCGTCGCCGAGCACGCCGATGTGTGGAACGTGCCGGGCGGCGGCGACCTCGACGACGTCGTCGCCCGCAGCAGGCGGCTCGACGAGCTCTGCGCCGAGGTCGGCCGCGATCCCGCCGCCATCACCCGCTCGATCCACCTGCCCGTGGCCTACGACGCGCCGCGGACCACCCGCGAGGCGATCGCCGCGGCCGTCGGCGCCGGGTTCTCCCACGTCGTCCTCGGCCTCACCGCCCCGTACCCCGAGGGCGTCGCCCGGTGGGTGGTCGACGAGGTCCTCCCCCGCTGA
- a CDS encoding helix-turn-helix domain-containing protein yields the protein MPELPRREAAIPPVPPPKRHPYNQWAPDARALDIVGDKWTLLIVRDLATGPRRFVELQRTLPGISTEQLRSRLNRMVADDLLTRVRYREVPPRVDYELTERARALLPVVGAVARWGWQWAWGAPAEAEQVDVGAILRVLPGLDLGPEVEGTVEVVVERPTGARHHVLEVEGGRVTITEGEAEQADARLRGPEAAWVDALGPAAERGGLQLDGDDDLAAAFLDALAPVAARAATVA from the coding sequence TTGCCTGAACTGCCACGGAGGGAGGCAGCCATTCCGCCCGTACCGCCGCCGAAGCGGCACCCGTACAACCAGTGGGCGCCTGACGCGCGCGCGCTGGACATCGTCGGTGACAAGTGGACGCTCCTGATCGTCCGCGACCTCGCCACGGGCCCGCGACGCTTCGTCGAGCTCCAGCGCACGCTGCCCGGCATCTCGACCGAGCAGCTGCGCTCGCGCCTGAACCGCATGGTGGCCGACGACCTGCTCACGCGCGTCCGGTACCGCGAGGTGCCGCCGCGCGTGGACTACGAGCTCACCGAGCGCGCCCGCGCGCTGCTGCCCGTGGTCGGCGCCGTCGCCCGCTGGGGCTGGCAGTGGGCGTGGGGTGCGCCCGCCGAGGCCGAGCAGGTCGACGTCGGCGCGATCCTGCGCGTGCTCCCCGGTCTGGACCTCGGTCCCGAGGTCGAGGGCACGGTGGAGGTCGTCGTCGAGCGTCCGACCGGCGCCCGCCACCACGTCCTCGAGGTCGAGGGCGGCCGCGTGACCATCACCGAGGGCGAGGCCGAGCAGGCCGACGCCCGCCTGCGCGGCCCCGAGGCCGCCTGGGTCGACGCGCTGGGCCCCGCGGCCGAGCGCGGCGGCCTGCAGCTCGACGGCGACGACGACCTCGCCGCCGCCTTCCTCGACGCCCTCGCGCCGGTCGCGGCTCGCGCCGCCACCGTCGCCTAG
- a CDS encoding DUF2000 domain-containing protein, with translation MGVTDFPTKAAVVVRDDLAAWQRLNVTAFLVSGLVGAAEPEAIGEPYEDADGARYLPLLVQPLLVLEASGAELARARARAANRGVELAIYTAQMFSTGDDAENRAAVRAVPTEELELVGLGLRAPHRDADAVLRGLRRHP, from the coding sequence ATGGGCGTCACCGACTTCCCCACCAAGGCGGCCGTCGTCGTGCGCGACGACCTCGCCGCCTGGCAGCGGCTCAACGTCACCGCCTTCCTGGTCAGCGGGCTCGTCGGCGCCGCCGAGCCCGAGGCGATCGGCGAGCCCTACGAGGACGCCGACGGCGCGCGCTACCTGCCGCTGCTGGTCCAGCCGCTGCTCGTCCTCGAGGCCTCAGGCGCTGAGCTGGCCCGCGCCCGCGCCCGGGCGGCCAACCGGGGCGTCGAGCTCGCGATCTACACCGCGCAGATGTTCTCGACCGGCGACGACGCCGAGAACCGCGCCGCCGTGCGCGCCGTGCCGACCGAGGAGCTCGAGCTCGTCGGCCTGGGGCTGCGGGCGCCCCACCGCGATGCCGACGCCGTGTTGCGCGGCCTGCGCCGGCATCCGTGA
- a CDS encoding AraC family transcriptional regulator, producing the protein MDLALERLRDGIDRHAQQPRTSTRIDGLTLFRQAVVRDGVATMYQPSLCVVAGGRKQVVLGDRVFDLGPGDLLVVAVEVPVTGCVVAATPEDPYLGLTVDLDRARLADLLLTLPPARGAAPSAGAAAGIATGQLDGPLLDALARLVGLLDEPQAAPALAPLVERELHFRLLTGDHAPLVRQIATADSHLAQIASATDWIREHHAEPMRVEELARRSAMSATSFHRHFKAVTMLTPLEYRTRIRLQEARRLMLVEDLDAASIGLAVGYESPSQFSREYRRHFGATPAADAVRLRAQATGRVAA; encoded by the coding sequence ATGGACCTCGCGCTCGAGCGCCTGCGGGACGGCATCGACCGCCACGCGCAGCAGCCACGGACCTCCACGCGCATCGACGGCCTCACGCTCTTCCGCCAGGCCGTGGTCCGCGACGGGGTCGCGACGATGTACCAGCCGTCGCTGTGCGTCGTGGCGGGCGGGCGCAAGCAGGTGGTCCTCGGCGACCGCGTCTTCGACCTCGGCCCCGGCGACCTCCTCGTCGTCGCCGTCGAGGTGCCCGTCACCGGATGCGTCGTCGCGGCCACACCGGAGGACCCGTACCTCGGGCTGACCGTCGACCTCGACCGCGCACGGCTGGCCGACCTCCTGCTCACCCTGCCGCCGGCACGCGGCGCTGCCCCATCCGCGGGGGCAGCCGCCGGGATCGCCACCGGCCAGCTCGACGGGCCGCTCCTCGACGCGCTCGCCCGGCTCGTCGGGCTGCTCGACGAGCCGCAGGCCGCGCCGGCGCTCGCGCCGCTCGTGGAGCGCGAGCTGCACTTCCGGCTGCTGACCGGCGACCACGCCCCGCTGGTGCGCCAGATCGCCACGGCCGACAGCCACCTCGCGCAGATCGCCTCTGCCACGGACTGGATCCGCGAGCACCACGCCGAGCCGATGCGCGTCGAGGAGCTCGCCCGCCGAAGCGCCATGAGCGCCACCTCGTTCCACCGCCACTTCAAGGCCGTGACGATGCTGACGCCGCTCGAGTACCGCACGCGCATCCGCCTGCAGGAGGCGCGGCGGCTCATGCTCGTCGAGGACCTCGACGCGGCCTCCATCGGTCTGGCCGTGGGCTACGAGAGTCCCTCCCAGTTCAGCCGCGAGTACCGCCGGCACTTCGGCGCGACGCCCGCGGCCGACGCGGTGCGGCTGCGCGCGCAGGCCACGGGCCGGGTCGCGGCCTAG
- a CDS encoding MlaD family protein translates to MRRAIRTSLRPAIAILGLAAIALAVAGYVLANQRLRFPLLEEAPFTLKAEFSTAQAVTPGQGQTVRVSGVRVGDISKVELEEGRAVVTFELDPEFDDLVRTDATALLRPKTGLKDMFVELQPGTRRAPVAREGWTMPIRATQPDVNTDEVLAALDADTRDYVKLLVGDGAEGLRGRAGDLREVLRRFEPTHRDLARVNGAVAERASNLRRLVHALHVLNAELGGKDDELAELVGSSAKVLRAFAQEGTDVSAAVRELPDALRQTTDALGRVERFADVLTPAADELRPVARALTGANAQLAPFARETAPVLRDQVRPFVRQARPTVRRLDAPAEQLRSATPQLTRSFTVLNHLLNMVGFNPRGREGPAVKARDEGFLFWIAWLNHNSTAIWPTSDAHGPMRAGAIAATCGVLRQVASDGGNPLDVLLTPLLSDPALCPGTGGGG, encoded by the coding sequence GTGAGGCGCGCGATCCGCACGTCGCTGCGCCCGGCGATCGCGATCCTCGGGCTCGCCGCGATCGCGCTGGCCGTCGCGGGCTACGTCCTGGCCAACCAGCGGCTGCGCTTCCCGCTGCTGGAGGAGGCGCCGTTCACGCTCAAGGCGGAGTTCTCCACCGCGCAGGCCGTCACGCCGGGCCAGGGCCAGACCGTGCGCGTCAGCGGCGTGCGCGTCGGCGACATCAGCAAGGTCGAGCTGGAGGAGGGGCGTGCGGTCGTGACCTTCGAGCTCGACCCCGAGTTCGACGACCTGGTGCGCACGGACGCGACGGCGCTCCTGCGTCCGAAGACCGGACTGAAGGACATGTTCGTCGAGCTGCAGCCCGGCACTCGGCGGGCGCCGGTGGCCCGCGAGGGCTGGACGATGCCGATCCGCGCCACCCAGCCCGACGTCAACACCGACGAGGTCCTCGCCGCGCTGGACGCCGACACCCGGGACTACGTGAAGCTCCTCGTCGGGGACGGCGCCGAGGGCCTGCGCGGCCGCGCAGGCGACCTGCGCGAGGTGCTGCGGCGCTTCGAGCCCACCCACCGCGACCTCGCCCGCGTCAACGGGGCGGTGGCCGAGCGCGCGTCCAACCTCCGGCGACTCGTCCACGCCCTCCACGTCCTGAACGCCGAGCTGGGCGGCAAGGACGACGAGCTGGCCGAGCTGGTCGGCTCCTCGGCGAAGGTCCTGCGTGCCTTCGCCCAGGAGGGCACCGACGTCTCGGCCGCCGTGCGCGAGCTGCCCGACGCCCTGCGCCAGACGACCGACGCGCTGGGCCGCGTCGAGCGCTTCGCCGACGTGCTGACCCCGGCGGCCGACGAGCTGCGTCCTGTGGCCCGCGCGTTGACCGGGGCCAACGCGCAGCTCGCCCCGTTCGCCCGCGAGACGGCGCCGGTCCTGCGCGACCAGGTGCGCCCGTTCGTGCGCCAGGCCCGCCCGACGGTCCGCCGCCTCGACGCGCCGGCCGAGCAGCTGCGGTCCGCGACGCCGCAGCTCACCCGCTCCTTCACGGTGCTCAACCACCTGCTGAACATGGTCGGCTTCAACCCGCGCGGGCGCGAGGGCCCGGCGGTCAAGGCGCGCGACGAGGGCTTCCTCTTCTGGATCGCCTGGCTCAACCACAACAGCACCGCGATCTGGCCGACCTCCGACGCGCACGGGCCGATGCGCGCCGGCGCGATCGCGGCGACGTGCGGCGTGCTCCGGCAGGTCGCCTCCGACGGCGGCAACCCGCTCGACGTCCTGCTCACGCCGCTGCTCAGCGACCCGGCGCTCTGCCCGGGCACGGGAGGCGGCGGCTGA
- a CDS encoding Lrp/AsnC family transcriptional regulator, with translation MDAVDWEIVRILQDDARVTNRELAERVHVSPSTSSERTRALQASGVVSGYHATIAMDALGRHVQAMIAVTVRPPTRELVEGFRNWAAGLPEVLSVFVVSGGSDFLLHVGVPDTDALYGFVIDRLTQRPEVADVNTSVVYEHLRRAVLEPLGDDAP, from the coding sequence ATGGATGCGGTGGACTGGGAGATCGTGCGGATCCTGCAGGACGATGCACGGGTGACGAACCGCGAGCTCGCGGAGCGCGTGCACGTCTCCCCGTCGACGAGCTCGGAGCGCACGCGCGCGCTGCAGGCCTCCGGCGTCGTCTCGGGGTACCACGCGACGATCGCCATGGACGCCCTCGGCCGCCACGTCCAGGCGATGATCGCCGTGACCGTGCGCCCGCCCACTCGCGAGCTCGTGGAGGGCTTTCGCAACTGGGCGGCCGGCCTGCCGGAGGTGCTCAGCGTGTTCGTCGTCTCCGGCGGCAGCGACTTCCTGCTCCACGTGGGGGTCCCCGACACCGACGCCCTCTACGGCTTCGTCATCGACCGCCTCACCCAGCGCCCCGAGGTCGCCGACGTCAACACGTCGGTCGTCTACGAGCACCTGCGCCGGGCGGTGCTCGAGCCGCTGGGCGACGACGCGCCCTAG
- a CDS encoding aldo/keto reductase: MDQRPLGATGISVSPLALGAMMFGAFGNPDHHDAARIVHRALDAGITFVDTADAYSAGESEEVVGKALAGRRDDVVLATKVGLALDDDPNHRGASRRWITRAVEDSLRRLQTDWIDLYQVHRLDPATDLDETLGVLSDLQRAGKIRAFGASTVPASQIVEAQWVAERRGRERLRTEQPPYSMLTRAVEHDVLPTCLRHGLGVLVYSPLAGGWLSGAYRKGREVSGPGSVARRQRFAAAFDVTSPANAAKLEAADALGALADEAGLTLVQLAIAFVLRHPAVTSAIVGPRTMDHLDGYLAADGVELSDEVLDRIDEIVAPGYTVNVADNMWSTATQDLQPAARRR, translated from the coding sequence ATGGACCAGCGACCCCTGGGCGCCACCGGCATCTCGGTGAGCCCCCTGGCCCTCGGCGCGATGATGTTCGGCGCCTTCGGCAACCCGGACCACCACGACGCCGCGCGCATCGTCCACCGCGCGCTCGACGCGGGCATCACCTTCGTCGACACCGCCGATGCCTACTCCGCCGGCGAGTCGGAGGAGGTCGTGGGCAAGGCGCTGGCCGGCCGGCGCGACGACGTCGTCCTCGCCACGAAGGTCGGGCTGGCGCTCGACGACGACCCCAACCACCGCGGCGCCTCGCGGCGCTGGATCACGCGCGCCGTCGAGGACTCGCTGCGCCGGCTGCAGACCGACTGGATCGACCTCTACCAGGTGCACCGCCTCGATCCGGCGACCGACCTCGACGAGACCCTGGGCGTCCTCTCCGACCTCCAGCGCGCGGGGAAGATCCGGGCGTTCGGGGCGTCGACCGTGCCGGCGTCGCAGATCGTCGAGGCGCAGTGGGTCGCCGAGCGCCGCGGCCGCGAGCGCTTGCGCACCGAGCAGCCGCCTTACTCCATGCTGACCCGAGCGGTCGAGCACGACGTCCTGCCGACGTGCCTGCGCCATGGCCTGGGCGTGCTCGTCTACAGCCCGCTCGCCGGGGGCTGGCTCTCGGGCGCCTACCGCAAGGGCCGCGAGGTGAGCGGGCCCGGCTCGGTCGCCCGGCGCCAGCGCTTCGCCGCCGCGTTCGACGTGACCTCCCCGGCCAACGCCGCCAAGCTCGAGGCCGCCGACGCGCTCGGCGCGCTGGCCGACGAGGCGGGGCTGACCCTCGTGCAGCTCGCGATCGCGTTCGTCCTGCGCCACCCCGCGGTGACCAGCGCGATCGTCGGCCCGCGCACGATGGACCACCTCGACGGCTACCTCGCGGCCGACGGCGTCGAGCTCTCCGACGAGGTCCTGGACCGCATCGACGAGATCGTCGCGCCGGGCTACACCGTCAACGTCGCCGACAACATGTGGTCGACGGCGACGCAGGACCTCCAGCCCGCGGCGCGCCGGCGCTGA
- a CDS encoding TetR/AcrR family transcriptional regulator: MPPSTPRPTSRRADAQRNRERVLAAAREAFAAEGAQVSMAEVARRAGVGMATLYRNFPGRRELLEALYVDEVDALCAAAETVEGETPGARFEAWARRFLDYFTTKRPIAAELLDQVGGEDPVFDSNRARVLAAGAPLLAVAQEAGEVRSDVTLEQALDLVIAVGRLDREPAYVEPLLRVALDGLKPR, encoded by the coding sequence GTGCCCCCGTCCACCCCCAGACCGACGAGCCGTCGCGCCGACGCCCAGCGCAACCGCGAGAGGGTCCTCGCCGCGGCCCGCGAGGCCTTCGCCGCCGAGGGCGCGCAGGTCTCGATGGCCGAGGTCGCCCGCCGTGCCGGCGTGGGGATGGCGACCCTCTACCGCAACTTCCCGGGCCGCCGGGAGCTGCTCGAGGCGCTCTACGTCGACGAGGTCGATGCGCTCTGCGCGGCGGCGGAGACCGTGGAGGGCGAGACGCCGGGCGCGCGCTTCGAGGCCTGGGCGCGACGCTTCCTCGACTACTTCACGACCAAGCGCCCGATCGCCGCGGAGCTCCTCGACCAGGTCGGCGGGGAGGACCCGGTCTTCGACTCCAACCGCGCCCGCGTCCTGGCCGCCGGTGCCCCGCTGCTCGCGGTCGCGCAGGAGGCGGGGGAGGTGCGCAGCGACGTGACGCTCGAGCAGGCGCTGGACCTCGTGATCGCGGTGGGACGGCTGGACCGTGAGCCGGCCTACGTCGAGCCGTTGCTGCGCGTCGCCCTCGACGGCCTCAAGCCGCGCTAG